A segment of the Bacillus licheniformis DSM 13 = ATCC 14580 genome:
TTGAGAGCGGCTTCATCGTAATAACGGTAGTTTGAACATGATCTGTCAGGCGTTAACAGCCCGAGATTCGTATAATAATCGACAGTCCGTTTTGTTACGCCTGCAGCAGCTGCTAATTCGCCAATGCGATATTTCTCTGCCCCATCTGCATCCCTCCTCAACCATCACGTTATAGTTATAAAACATTTTAATATATTAGAAGCTGTTTATACAAGTTAATTGATCAAAAAAAGGCGTAAAATTGATGCAAAAACCTTTATTTATCTAAATATTCGAGAAAATATTGTTAGATTTAAAGTTTAGACATTTGACTGACTCTTTTTTAATAAAGTAAGATAATAGTATATATTTGGCTTGGAGGTGGTTGGATGGGGCCCTCTGCATAGTCATTTTTACAGAACGCACATCAGCCTTATTAAGGGAATTTGAATTCATCAGGAGGTGACTCCTTATCCTTTGTGAAGGATAAGGTTAAATGGACGATATTGTTAGTCTGATAATCATCGGGATTCTGATTGCTTTAACTGCTTTTTTCGTGGCATCGGAATTTGCGATTGTCAGAGTCAGAAGCTCCCGTATTGATCAGCTGATTGCTGAAGGAAACAAAAAGGCGGTCCGCGCAAAACAAGTGGTGTCGGATTTGGATGAATACCTTTCAGCTTGCCAGCTCGGTATTACGATTACAGCGCTTGGACTCGGCTGGATGGGGGAGCCGACGGTTAAAAAGGTGCTGCATCCGGTCTTTGAAAGCCTGCATGTTTCTGGCGCTGTATCGCACGCTCTTTCAGTTGCCATTGCATTTTTAGTGATTACATTCCTGAACGTCGTGGTTGGAGAACTCGCTCCAAAAACCATCGCGATTCAAAAAGCCGAACAGATGACGCTGTGGCTGGCGGGACCTCTGCACTTTTTCAATGTTGTCATGTTCCCGTTCATCTGGACGCTGAACGCCTCAGCCAGAGTGCTGACCGGGTTATTCGGTTTGAAGCCTGCTTCGGAAAAGGATGAATCCCATTCGGAGGAAGAGCTGCGAATCCTGTTATCAGAAAGCTACAAAAGCGGAGAAATCAATCCGTCTGAATATAGATATGTCAATAAAATCTTTGAATTCGACAATCGAATCGCCAAAGAAATTATGGTGCCGCGTACGGAAATCGCCTCTGTCCCGCTGGATATGCCGATTGATGAGGCCATTTCGGTCATGCTGCAAGAAAAATATACGCGCTGGCCCGTCTATAAAGGCGATAAGGATCATGTCATCGGCATGATCAATACGAAACAGCTGTTTACGGATATGCTCATGATGTCAGAGGCAGAGAAAAAGCTGCTGTCTCTTGAAGCCTACGTCCGTCCGGTTATTGAAGTCATTGAAACCGTGCCTGTTCAAAAGCTGCTGATCAAAATGCAGCGGGAACGGATTCACATGGCGATCTTAACGGATGAGTACGGAGGGACATCGGGTCTTGTGACGGCCGAGGATATTCTTGAAGAAATCGTCGGGGAGATCAGGGACGAATTCGATGAAGACGAAAAACCGCTCATCGAAAAAGTTTCCGATCACGAATACATCATGGATGGAAAAGTGAGAATCGATCAGGTCAATGAGCTGTTTGAAGACGATATCGAGGAAGAGGAAGTCGAAACTGTCGGCGGACTTGTGCTGAAAGAAAACATAGATATCGCGGAAGGCCAGGCGGTGCATATCGGCTCTTACACGATAACGGTTCTCGAAATGGAAGGGCGTCTGATTAAGCACGTCGAAGTCAAGCGGGAACAAACAACAGAACATGTAGAGCTGGCACCGGCAAATCCGGTCGTCGTAAACGAAATCACCTTGAGCGAAAAATAGCTCAAGGTGATTTTTTATTTTAAGAAAAAAGTCATTTGAACAGGAACATTCGTTCGTATATAATGGGAACAAACGTTCTGTGTGAGAGGTGATTGATTTGCTGTGGTACGAGATCATTTCGGAGGAAGAGAGAAAAACGTATATTAAGCGGATCGAATTTCATTTGAGGAATTGGAAAAATTACAAAGCCGCCGTGCTCAATTTAGAAAGGAGAATGGAGAAGGAGCAAAAGAATGGGCTCGCCGTCAAAGAAAGAAACGCTGAATATCGGATCGACGCCGAAAAAAGGCTCTATCAATTTTTGCTTGATTCGATGGAAACGGCTGTCTCCGAATTGGATGAACTCGAGCGGAAGCTGGTAGAATGCCGGTATATTCATAACTGGAGCATGGGCAAATGCGCGATGGAAATCGGCTACAGCGAAAAAACGCTGTTTTTAATGAAAAAATCGCTGCTGGACAAGCTGCTTGTCAGCTTGGCGGCGATCACGAATATTTAACGCACGGCGGGAAGGGGCTTGTTTAAGACAAGCCCTTCTTTTTTTGCGCTGCTTCAGTTTTTTTTCAGGTTCTTGACGCGATGATGACGCGGGAGAGAGCGGTTTTTCTTTTATGATAATGACAAGCTTTAAACAGCGGGGAGGTTTAACAAATGTGATGATACAAATGCCGGTCAATGTTTGAGACAAACGCTTCAGGAAAGGAGGAGAAGAACATGGATTTTTCTGAAATCGCGCTCGTTCCGCTGATTACGGGATTGGTGCATACAGTAAAGCTTGTCGGCATTCAGAAACGATTTCTCCCCATCTGTGCAATTGTCTTCGGCATCTCGATTTCTCTGTTGTTTACCGCAGGGAACTGGAAGGAAGACATGATGATCGGAACTTGGCTTGGATTGTCATCAGTTGGATTTTACTCCGGTTCAAAAAACGTCTTGAAACCATTATCAAAGGAGGAAATTGAACATGAAGATTTATTTGGATCCGGGACACGGCGGAAGTGATCCGGGAGCATCGGGAAACGGTTTGCTGGAAAAGGACGTGACGCTTGCCATTGCTCTCAAAATCAATGACATTTTATTAAAAGAGTATGCAGGCGCAGAGACGAGGCTGAGCAGAACGACAGACAAAACGGTTACGCTTCAGGAGCGCACAGACGATGCGAATTCGTGGGGGGCCGATTTGTTTGTCTCCATTCATACAAACGCTTTTGACGGCACGGCGTACGGGTATGAGGATTACATCTACAGCGGCCTGTCCGATGAATCAGTTACCGCTCTTTATCAACGGATCATTCACGGCGAAGTAATCAAGCAGAACGGACTCAGGGACAGGGGAATGAAAAAGGCGAACTTTCATGTTCTTCGGGAAACAGCGATGCACGCCG
Coding sequences within it:
- a CDS encoding hemolysin family protein, with the protein product MDDIVSLIIIGILIALTAFFVASEFAIVRVRSSRIDQLIAEGNKKAVRAKQVVSDLDEYLSACQLGITITALGLGWMGEPTVKKVLHPVFESLHVSGAVSHALSVAIAFLVITFLNVVVGELAPKTIAIQKAEQMTLWLAGPLHFFNVVMFPFIWTLNASARVLTGLFGLKPASEKDESHSEEELRILLSESYKSGEINPSEYRYVNKIFEFDNRIAKEIMVPRTEIASVPLDMPIDEAISVMLQEKYTRWPVYKGDKDHVIGMINTKQLFTDMLMMSEAEKKLLSLEAYVRPVIEVIETVPVQKLLIKMQRERIHMAILTDEYGGTSGLVTAEDILEEIVGEIRDEFDEDEKPLIEKVSDHEYIMDGKVRIDQVNELFEDDIEEEEVETVGGLVLKENIDIAEGQAVHIGSYTITVLEMEGRLIKHVEVKREQTTEHVELAPANPVVVNEITLSEK
- a CDS encoding N-acetylmuramoyl-L-alanine amidase family protein encodes the protein MKIYLDPGHGGSDPGASGNGLLEKDVTLAIALKINDILLKEYAGAETRLSRTTDKTVTLQERTDDANSWGADLFVSIHTNAFDGTAYGYEDYIYSGLSDESVTALYQRIIHGEVIKQNGLRDRGMKKANFHVLRETAMHAVLTENGFIDHPEDSAKMKSAAWIEQTARGHANGIALCLGLTQREFPLYKVTMDGGQIGAYQEKDDVLKVISANWDSFQKAAIEKG